In Candidatus Manganitrophus noduliformans, the sequence AGGCCGGGTGGCGCAGCTCCTGCAGAAAGCGGGGAAGCCCGACGGCGGAGAGGAGCGCAAGGGTCCTCTCCCAATCGGCGCGGTCGAGAAGACCGGCGAGGTAGGAGTAGGTGGTATCGAGGGCGATTCCGACGGCGACCGCCTCGCCGTGCCGGAGAGTATAGCCGGTCATCTGCTCCAGCTTGTGGGCCGACCAGTGGCCGAAGTCGAGCGGGCGGGAGGCGCCGCGCTCAAACGGGTCGCCGTTCATCGCAATGTGTTCGACATGCATTTCGGCGCAGCGACGGATCAGCGCGTCCATCGCATCGATGTCGCGGGCCACCAACGCTTCAGTCCGGCGCTCCAGAGAAGAGAAGAAGTCGGGATCTTTGATCAGGGCGACCTTGATCGCCTCGGCGATTCCGCTCCGCCAATCCCGGTCGGAGAGGGTCGATAAAAATGCGCGGTCGTTCAGGACGGCATGCGGCGGGCTGAAGGCGCCGAGGAAATTTTTCTTCCCGAAGGCGTTGATGCTGTTTTTCACCCCGACCCCCGCGTCGTTTTGGCCCAATACAGTCGTCGGCACCCGGATCAGCCGAATTCCCCGGTGCGCCGTCGCCGCGGCGTAACCGGCCATGTCGAGCAGCGCCCCCCCTCCGATCGCAACGAGATAGGAGTGCCGACAGAGTCCGGCCTCATGAATCGCTTCATGGACGCGGGCGACATGCTCCGGATGATTTTTCGCCGCTTCGCCCCCCTCGATGAGGAGAGGGGGAAGGGGTTGTTGTAGGTCGGTGTGATATTCGCTGCAGTAGGCCTCGATCGCCGCCGGCAGTTCCGGATGATGCGCGAAGAGGCCCCGATCGATGACGAACAGAGTCTTGCACGGCCGATCCGGATTCCCTTCCCCAACCGTATCGATGAAAAGTCGATTCTCCGGAGAGAAGAGATGCATCGTGAAGTGAACGGGATAGTGATAAGGAACATCGAAAACAGCTTGGATCGATTCCGACATGGAGGTCCTTTCAATCATCGGGGCGTGGCCGGTGCGGCCGACCGATTCAGGTGACTGCGAAGAGACGGGCGGTCCGGGAAGCAAATAGCGCCAATAACGAAATCATCAAGCCGGGAAGGAAACCGGCATAGAGAGCCGCGAGGGTTGCGTCGAGCAGAACGAGCGAGAGAACGCCGCGCTTCACCGCGGTCCGGATCGGAACGGCCTGCGGGACGCGATATGCTTCCCAAAAGGGAGGGATGACCCGGAAAGCGAAGAGCGCCAGAAAAGGGAGCGTCTCCCAAAGAGGAATCGCGCTCTGAAAAGCGAGCGCGGCGAGGGCCAGCAGAACCGCACCGATCAATCCGATCGAGAAGAGGATCGTCTTTTGCCTTCCGCCGTGGACCTCTCCTTTGCTGGTCAGGGTGACGGCGGCGATGTAGGTCAACGGGATCAGGCCGAGCGGTGCATAGTCGAAGAGGAGGAGCGGCGCGGCGCTGAGACCGAGGAGAAGATTGAGTCCCCGGCAGAGCCCCATATTGAGCGGGCCGACGATCGGATGCTCCTTCGTCCAGGCGTTATAGCAAATCGCCGAGAGGGCAATGGCGATCGCGAGAAGCCCGCTGGCGAGTCCCGCCGTGAACGCAGCGCCGATTCCGAATAAGAGGAGAACCGTTCCGAAGAGCGCGGCGCGGCGGGGAGTGATCCGCCCGCTCGGGATCGGCCGCTCCGGCCGTTCGGCGGCGTCCCGTCGCGCGTCGAAGAGGTCGTTGAGGACCACCCCGCCGCCGTAGAGGCCGATCGTCGAGAGCGCGAGGAGGAGGATTACAGGACCGGCGGCGCCGACGACGGCGGCGCCGGCGAAAATATCGGCCGCGGCCGTCCAGAGGTTGGCGGCGCGGATCAACTCCAGATAGGATTTTAGGAAAAGCGGTCGGGCAGGGTGGTCCCGTTGAAGAAAGAGGGAAGGCTCCTTTGTCCTCAGCATCGGCAGGGTCCTCTTCATGGGGTGGAGGTGGAGAGGCGATCGCGTTGACCGGTCTTCCCGATCTGCGGTTGATTCTAACGCAACGCTTTTAAGTATGCAACCAGATCGTCGAGTTCTCGATCGCCGATCTCCTTTTCCGAGAAGGCCGGCATGGCGCCGAGACCGTGGCGGACTTGAAACCGGATCAGCCACCGGGGAAGGGGTTTGTTATTGATCGCGGGCCCGAGGCCGGCCTCCCCTCTGGGATGACATTGATTGCAGTATTTCATAAAAGCTTCCTCTCCGCGAACGAGGGTAGAGGAAGACATCGACAGGGGAGGGGCGATCGGCTCGCTCCGCCGGGCCGGGCCGCAGCCGGAGAACAAGAGAAGCGCAGTGAGGAGCCAAGGGAGATAAAATCGGAACGGTCTTATTCCTAAGATCACGGCATCGATCCTTCCGCTCGGGTGATCCGCCAGAGGATCCCGGTTCCCTTTCGGGGCTCGCTGTTGACGTTCGGCTCCGCGAACGGAATCCGCACCTCACCTCCTTGGCCCATCGTCATCACGCCGAAGTCGACGACGTACAAGGCCGTTCCATCGGGATTAAAACGAGCCGCCACCGGGCGTTCGAGACCTCCGCCGCCGACCCGGGAGGCCGGTCCGTTCGTCTTTCCCCGGTTGACGGCGAAATCGTGGATCACGCCGGTCTCGACATCGACCCGGACGACCTTGAAGCCGACGGGGGAGAGGACTTTCCCGACCACCGGAGCTTGATCGCCGAACTGGGCGATGAAGGCCTGGCCGACATAACCGAATTGGGTGTTCTGTGAGAAGTCGAACCCGTTCGAGGAGGAGTGAACCCCCAAGACGGCGGCCGGCTCGGGCGGATCGTTCGGGTGCTCCGCCAGAAGGAGATGGGGAGATTTCTTTCCGGGGGGCGTGAAGTGTTCTCCTTGATTCAATCGGCGGAAACCATGGTAATCGGGCCACCCATACCAGCGTCCCTCCTCGACGCGCCAGAGGAGATCACCGGTGCCAAAAACCGGCCGGCTTCCGCGCACGTCATAGCTGTTCTCGCTCATGAAGAGTTGTCCGTCGGGAGAAAAGGCAAGCCCGAAGGGGTTCCGGAATCCCCATGCGATCAGTTCAGCCTCCCCGCCATTTGTTGAAATTCGCAGGAGTGCCCCGCTGCAGGGGACCTTTCCCGAAATCACCTGTCCCTTGAGGGTTGGAACACCAAAAGGAGAGAAGGCGCCGGTGGTGGCCGTATCCTTTGGATCGGGGGTTCGAGGATCGGGAGAGATGTAGTTTGTGCCGCTCAGCGTGATGTCCCTGCAGGGAATGTCGTGCGCTTCGGGGTAGCGCGCCAGCCATCCGTATTGGGCATTGTCCTCTCCGACGACGCCGGAGTTGGTGAAGGTCCCCACCGCGAAGTAAAGCGCGCCGTCGGGGCCGATCGCCGGGCCGTTGGTGTGATGATCTCCCATGCTCGGGAGATTCTCGATCAATGGGGTAATGGTTCCGTCCGGCGTGATCTTCAAGATGCGCCCTCCGAGAAGGGTTCCCCCCTCCGCGACATAGAACACCCCTTGATGGTAAGCGACGCCGTTCCAGGGGCCGTTTTTGCCGCCCGAAGCGATCACGGTGGTTCCTTCAGGGTCGATCCGCAGAAGACGGGGGGTGTCCCAGACCTCGCCGTAGGAGTAGCCCGATTCGACGACATAAGCCCGGCCTTCCTCATCGAATGTCACGCCGGTGGGGAAGGTCAGTTCAGTCGCCACCGGCTCGATCCGATACCCCTCGGGGAGGGCGATGTCGGAAGGGGAGATCTTCCTCGGCGGATCGAATGAAGTTTGGCCCCCGCCTTGTGAACCACGCAGTTCGAAGCATCCGGTCAAGATGGTCCCAATCAAAACAAGGATCGAGAAAAGAGCAATCGACCGGGAAGGAACTGGATCGGAGGAACGGATTTGATTGAATCGACGATCATGACTACCCATTTTGGTTTTGCGCATTTGATTTCAACAATGTCATTACAAAAGAAAAATCCTGTCGCTCGTCAGTATGCAACCTCCATACCTGAGGAAAGCAAGAAGGTGAGAGCGCTTTTGCGCAGATCTAACGATAAGGGGGAAGGACTCTGCAGGATCTTCGCAGCGATTTGCAACGAACTCAGATTAAAAAAAATGGTGATGCCGCTCATTGTGGTTTAACTTACAAATTTCGAAACCTCGATTATACTGTAAAGGTTGTTCCGTTATGAATGATGCGTTTCTTCGGATGATCATGCAATTTTATAAGAGAAACTATTTTTGTTTGATCACGATTTTCCTCTTCGCCGTTTCATTTCCCTCCTACACAAAAGCTTTCGAGGTTGAAAACACCCTGACGACCGAATTCTCCTGGGTCGATTTAGAGAAAGAGGAAAGTCGCCTCCGGGAGAATCACTGGGGAGATCTGATCTTCGACGGTCCCAATCTTCAGACGTCGCTTTATTCCCGATTTTCCGTCGGGGATTCTTTCTCCGCGGTCTTGATGCCGGTTCAAGTTTCTCCGCGGGAGGGGAGAGACCTGTTTTTGCGAAAGGGTTATCTCCGTTTCGAGTTTTGGAATGTCGCGCTGAAGATCGGACGCGACTCCCTCTGGTGGGGGCCGGGGCGTCACGGGGCTCTGCTTGTTTCCAACAATGCGTTTCCGTTTGACCTCATCCACGTCGGATCCGCCGCGCCCTTCTCTCTGCCCGGTTTTTTGGCGCGGCTGGGAAGGTTTGAAGTGGAAGGTTTTTTGACCCGGCTCGAAGAAAATCGAGATTTTTCGAACGTTCGTTTATTGGGTCTTCGGCTGGTTTATCATCCGCGAGAGGAAATCATCATCGGCGTTTCTCGCATCACGATGTTCGGCGGGGAGGGTCGTCCGGATCTCTCGCCGGTAGATTTTGGAAGGTTGTATTTCAGCGACCCCAATCGGTCCGGCAAGTACGAGGTCAACGAGCTGGGGGGAGTCGATGTGCGCTTGCTTCTACCGATCAGCGAGATCTTGCCGGGACAGGCTCTGGAACTCTACGGTGAATATGGGGGAGAGGATGAGGCCGGCTTCCGCCCCAGCAAGCCGGCCCTGCTTGTGGGGTTCGAATGGCTGTATGAAGGCCGGAGAGTGCTCGTAGAATATGCGAATAATCATGTGAGCGATTCTCCGAACGTCTGGTATACCCATTCTCTTTATACCTCCGGCTATACCTATCGAGGGAACATCATCGGACATCATATGGGGAGCGATGCGAAAGATCTTTATGTTCGGGCGGAATTACCGCTTTGGGAAGGCTGGATTGGCGGAGGTGATTTTGAGCAACAGCGTCGACACCTCTCCTCTCTTGTTCAAGAGAAGAGACGCCGTTGGGGGGGCGATGTCGCCTATTCCGAAAAAACAGGGTTTTCCTATTCCGCTCGGCTGATCTATGAGGAGATTGAGAATTTAAACCTGCTATCGGCGAATGAAGAAAATATGTATGTGATTCTGAATGCGAAGTGGCAGTTTTAGCCGAGGAGCAAAATGTCAGAGATGCCGGTCTGGAAGATGAGTCGATCTGAAACGACATCTTCGATCTCATCATTCTGCTTGAGGCGATGCTGCATTCCACAGTTCTATTGATGGATCTTTGACGCAACTAAGTATTATTCTGTGTGCTCTAAATACATTTTAAGTATACTCAGTATACCGAATACAACTGATATAACTTCTTTCCGTCATAAACTTGACAAATAACAAACATGGGCTATACTTTTTCAACATCATACATAAATGGCTATTTAGAATTTCCTTCTGGTATATCCAATTCCGTTTAAGATACCAATAGAAAGGCACTGTAAGTGAGGGGGCGAAGCTATGCTTGATGGTAATAAATGCCTCTCATCGGTCACTCCTGATTCATCCCGGATGCAAACACTCAAACACAACTTAAACGGTTTTCACGTTGGGCTGCGACCGGTCCAGCCAGACCGGTTTTCCTGTTCCCGAACCCTGCTACCGAGAGGAAGATCGGCCCGATAGGAACGCCGCACATTTTTGCATTTATCTTTACCGCCGGGGAACTATGACAAACGAAATGCAGGAGAGAAGTCCATGACAACGGTTGACGAAATAACGGAACCACAAGTCACGTCCCATCTTTACCCGCGTTGGTATGCTATTAGAACAAAATCACGGCATGAAAAGTTCGTCAGAAATCATCTGGCCGGGCAAGGATTCGATCCCGTTCTGCCCCTGGTTCGGCGGCTGAATCAATGGAAGGACCGGAAAAAAGAGATCGATACCCCCCTTTTTCCAGGGTATTGCTTCGCACGATTTGCCTGGAAGGATCATTTTTCCGTTTTAAAGGCACCTGGTGTGGTACAGATCATCGGAGGCTCGGGCCGGCCCGAGCCAATTCCGGATCATGAAATCGAAGCCGTGCAAAAATTGACAACAACGACCCTCTTTTATGAGCCCTTTACATATCTTCAAGAGGGGAGCCGGGTCAAGATCAGCCGGGGTCCCCTCCAGGGGGTTGAGGGGATTCTCTCACGAAAGGATGGTCAGCACCGTGTTGTGATCGCAATCCATCTTATCCAGCAGGCCGCTGCCGTTGAGATGGATATCTCTGATGTAGCGCCGCTGGAGACAGTCCCTCTAACGAACGGGATGCTCGTCGCAGGCGCAACAGAATAATCCGACAAGGCTTACTCAAATCATTCAATCTAAAAACTTCTATCAGAAATACTGGACAACGATTGCATTCTGTTACTCGGTGATTCGTATTGTCATGATACATGGTTTGTTGATTAAGTATTCACTTTAAAGGAAAGGTAAATTGGTGCGCGGATGATGAAGGCCGAAAGACTGTGTCTTCTCCTTTTTTTTAAAAAATCTAGAATCAATTTGACTGCCCAAGCGTTTTTTGTCGGATGGATGGTCCCAGCGTTCCTAATCGGAACGATTTGTCCTCAAGCGATCGTCTTTGCTCAAGGATTTCCATCTACTTTTCAGAACCCCGGCCCACTTCCAACCCTTTCCGAGTCATTCAGTTTCGACCAGGGGAAAAAAGGAAAAGAGTTATCGTACCAAGAGCCGGCTCTCGAAAAAATGCAGGAGAATCAGTTGGAAAGGCCTGCCAGGATCGAGCCGTCCCAGACCGCCGAGACAAAATTATCCTCCTTTGAGGAGTATCTCCAGGGAAAGAATTCCGAGAAGATTTCAACGGCAATCAGGCAGTTCGGATATGACCTTTTCCAGCAGCCTACAAATACCTTTACTCCCGTCGATGCGGTTCCTGTAGGACCCGACTATCTTTTGGGACCGGGGGATGAACTCCGCATTACTTTATGGGGCAAGGTTAATGCGGAACACCCGGCGATCGTTGATCGGGAGGGGAAAATCGTGCTTCCTCAAATCGGAATACTCCATCTAGCCGGTCTCACCTTTTCCGAAACGAAGAATTTTTTAGAAACAGAGCTCAGCCACTATTATAAGCCCTCCGAAGTAAAGATGAATGTCAGCATGGGCCGGCTTCGATCGATCCGTGTTTTTATTGTCGGAAAAGTTCAACGACCTGGAAGTTATACCCTTTCCTCATTCTCGACACTGATCAATGCACTCTTTGCAGCAGGCGGACCGAGCAAGATTGGGACGCTGCGGGATATTCAGGTGAAGAGAAACGGGACGACCGTCACTCATTTCGATCTCTATGAATTTCTTCTAAAGGGAGATAAAACAAAGGACATTCGTTTGATGCCGGAGGATGTCATTTTTATTCCGCCGGTGGGGCCACTCGTCGGAATTGCCGGAAACGTAAACAATCCTGCCATTTACGAGTTGAAAGATAAGGCCTCTGTCCTAGAAGTCATTGAAATGGCGGGTGGCTTAACTGCGAATGCCTTTAAAGGAAGGATACAGGTTCAAAGGATCCAAGAGCATCGATTCAGAACCCTTTTTGAGGGAGACCTTATCGACATTGAAAGAATACCGGAAAAAAATATACCTCTCATTAATGGAGATTTAATTAAAATTTATTCGGTCGTGCCGAGTAGGAACGTGGCTGTCCTGTCGGGTGCGGTTGTTTCTCCCGGGGAATATGCCGTCATCGCAGGAACGACCCACCTTCGTGACATCATCCAGAAGGCAGGCGGCCTGGTTTATTATGCTTCAAAAGAGGCGGAGTTGACCCGCGTCAAGGTGACTCAGGATGGTCCTAAAATGGAACGATCAAAGATCGATCTTTCCAGAGTGATGGAAGGGGACCCGGCGCATAATATTCCACTGGATGTAAACGACTATATTTTTATTAAAACCATCCCCGAATGGGCGCTCTACCAAAAAGTGGAAATCACCGGCGAGGTTCGATATCCGGGCATTTATACTATCCAAAAAGGAGAGACACTATCTTCTCTCTTTGATCGAGCGGGAGGATTTACCGACGAGGCCTTTCTGAAAGGGGCAGTTTTTACCCGCGAATCGGTCCGGGTCCTTCAGCAAAGACAGCTTGATGAGGCAATCGACCGGCTGGAGCAACAGCTCCTGTCCCAATCGGCATCCCGCACCGAAACGGCGCTAACGCCTGAAGCGGCAAATCAGCAAAAAGCCTCCATGGAGCAGAAACACGCCCTTCTTGCAAAGATGCGGGGGGCAAAGGCCAAAGGGAGGATCAGTATTCGAATGGAACAGCTCGAAAAATTCAAAGGAATGCCGTCCGATCTTACCTTAGAAGATGGCGATGTCTTACACATTCCGGAGCGTCCCCAGCAGGTTCAGGTGATCGGCTCGGTCTATAATCAAACCTCATTTGTATATGATCCTCGCTCCACCGTCTCTCATTATATTGCCCAAGCGGGAGGGATGACAAAAGAGGCGGAAGAAGACTCCCTTTATGTCCTGAAAGTAGACGGCACCGCAATATCTCAGAGACAAGAAAGCGGTTATTGGGGAAGAGGACTGCTTGCTTCAAAACTCGATCCCGGAGACACGGTGGTTGTTCCGGAGAAACTGGAACGGGTCTCCTGGCTTCGTGAGACCAAAGATCTCACACAAATTCTATATCAGATCGCGGTCACGGCAGGGGTCCTAATCGTTGCATTCTAGCCGGTTGGGATAAAAGGAAAGTAAAATGGAAAATGAAAGTCAAAATGTCCGTTCTACGTCTTCTAGCGCACCGCCTGAAGCGGAAGAGTTCAGCCTTCTCGACTATTGGAAAGTCCTCGTCAAACGGAAAAGGATGCTTGGCATCGTTGTGGGAGCGGTATTCATCGGGTCGATTATTTTCAGTCTTCTCCTTCCAAAAATATATGCTTCAACGGTCACCCTTCTTCCCCCTCTTCAAGAAGGGTCTCAGGGGATGGGAGCGGCAGCTTCTCAACTAGCCGGAAACCTCGGAGGGCTGGCCGGCAGCCTTTTTGGGACTAAATCTCCTGCCGATCTGTGGGTTGCGATCTTAAAGAGTCAAACGGTCCGGGATGCCATCGTCTCCCGCTTCGATCTGCTGAAGCTCTTCGAGGTGGAAACAGCCGAAGATGCACGGAACACACTGGAGCAGAAGGTTAAGATCCTTAAATCGAAAGAAGATATTATCTCGATTACCGTCGAAGATGAAGATCCTAAAAAAACGGTGGAAATCGCCAATGCCTATGTCGAAGAGCTGGATCGGGTCAACAAGAGCATTGTGATGAGCGCCGGCGGACGGATGCGGGCCTTCATCGAAAAAAGGTTAAATGAGCAGAAGCTGGAATTCTCGAAAATTGAAGAAAAGGTCAGGAACTTTCAGGAAGAAAACGGGGCGGTCAAATTGGATGATCAATCCAAAGCGATCATTGAAGCCTTTGGGATGGTAAAGGGACAATTGATGGCCAAAGAAGTTGAGCTGCAGACCTTCTTATCTTATGCCACCCCGAATAACCCACAAGCAGAAATTTTAAAAGCTCAGATCGAAGAATTAAAAATGCGGTTATCCGAACTGGAAGGAAAAACTGGAGGAAGTTCGTCTAAGAGCATTTTTATTCCGACTGCCAAGATTCCCGACCTTGCCCTGAGGTATGCCCGGCTTTTAAGAGATGCAAAGGTTCAAGAGACCGTATACGGTCTGCTCAACCAGCAGTATGAAATGGCCCGGATCCAAGAAGCCAAGGACAGCCCCACCGTACAAATCCTCGACACGGCCAAAATTCCCCAGAAAAGGGTCAAGCCAAAGCGGAAGAACATCGTTCTCTTTTCCACCTTCGGAGCGATGTTTTTCGGAATTTGCCTCTGTTTCATCATCGAATACATAGAGACTGAAAAGTCGGCCAGGAAAAAAGGGAACGGAATATTGAATGGAGGGATTCCTTCTTTTGAAATCAACGGGGAAGTTCAAGAGACCAGCGTGACAAGTCCGGGAAATTAACTTCCGTTTTGTTATCAAGCTAAAGACCTCAGCCGTTTCACCGCACTGCATCATCCTATTTGAGTAGACAAGAATCACCTATCACTTCAGGGGGGACCTTTATGAACAGGAGTCAGGATAAAGTTTTGAAGTTGGAAGGTCTGGCTGAAATGGTTCGTCGCTTGAAAGAGGATAAAAAAACGGTGGCCCTTTGTCATGGCTGCTTCGATATCATGCACATCGGTCATCTTCGCCATTTCGAAGCGGTCAAGGCAATGGCGGATGTCGTCGTGGTGACGGTGACGCCCGACCGTTTCGTAAACAAGGGACCGAACCGTCCCGTCTTTCCCGACGACCAACGGGCGGAGTTGATTGCCGGCCTGCGTGTGGTCGACTGGGTTGCAATCAATAGTTGGAGTTCTGCCGTCGAGACGATCCGTCTCATCCGGCCAAATCTCTTTGTGAAAGGCCAAGAGTACGAGCCTCAGACACAGCAGGTCAATCCCAATTTTTTTGCAGAGGCAAAAGCGGTTGAAGAGGTGGGAGGAAAGGTGACGTTCACATATGAATTTATCTCCTCCTCCACCGCAGCGGTCAAGCGCCTCTGGAATATTCCTAAATAACACCATGGAAAGAAGGGCGGAGCAGGGAAATTAATGAAACCTCTTCATTACGATACGATTATTTTCGATTTGGATGGGGTGGTCACCGATACGGCCAAAGTCCATGCCATGGCATGGAAAGCGCTGTTCGATGATTATTTACAGACACGTACCCTCCAATTCAATGAAGCGTTCCGTGTATTCGACATAGAAGAGGATTATGCCTCGTACCTCGATGGGAAGCCTCGATATGACGGGGTGAGAAGCTTCCTTGGATCGAGGGGAATCGCACTGGCAGATGGCGACCCGACAAATGGGCCTGAGCGTGAAACGGTCTGCGGCCTTGGGAATAGAAAGGATCGCATTTTTTCCAAGGTCCTTCGCGACAATGGGGTCAAAGTGTTCGATTCGACTGTCCGTCTTGTCAGGGAATTGGAAAAGATGAAAATCTGGCGGGCTGTCGCATCATCCAGCAAAAATTGCCGGAGCGTTCTTCAGATTGCCGGCCTCGAAAACCTATTTGACACAATAGTCGATGGCGTGCTGTCGGCCGATCTGAAACTCAGGGGGAAGCCTGACCCCGATATTTTTCTCAAGTGTGTCGAACTGCTCGGCACCACACCTGAACGAACCGTGGTGGTGGAAGACGCCATCTCGGGAGTGCAGGCAGGCAGAAACGGCGGTTTTGGATTAGTCATCGGGATCGACCGGGCGGGGCTGGGAGAACAGTTACAGAAAAATGGCGCCGATGTCGTGGTGACCGACCTGATCCGTGTAAGCCACCACACTATCGATTCATGGTTTGATATGAAGAATAAAATCTCACGCAGCATTCCGCACTCTTCAACGTTGCATACTTTGTAAAGGAACGGTTTGAGAATGTGATAAAGGGTGGGAGCAATGACGGTTGAGTTGATCTTGAAACTTCCGCATCACGCCTGGAGCCAGGTCAAGCAGGCTTTCTTCAGAACCGAAAAAACACGAATCCTCTTATGGGGATCAATCGGCAGCTTGGTGGTTCGAGCCATCGGAATGGGTCTGCGGATGCTCGCAGGTATTCTCCTGGCTCGGATACTCGGGGCTACTGGCTACGGGATTTATGCCTATGCCGTGACATGGCTCGGCTTTCTCACCATCCCGACCATCATGGGTTTGGATCAGGTCCTCCTGCGCTTTGTGGCCGCTTATAAAGAAACCCGGGGGTGGTCCGCTCTCAAAGGAGTCGTGAAATTTTCTATTCTCCTCGGTCTCGCCGCGGCAGGGGTGACGACCCTTTTTTCAATCTCCTTTGTCTCCCTCTTCTCCGATTCTAATTGGGATTTTCAAGCCACGATGTGGATCACGCTGGCGCTTCTTCCGATCGTCGTACTCGGCCAATTGCGTCAATCCGCGCTCCGGGGGTTGAATCATCCGATGGTTGCCCAGATTCCTGAAAACATCGTCTATCCGGGACTTCTTCTTCTGTTCGCTTTCGGTGCCTCGCTTACAATGAAATCGCCCCTCACCGTGATTCAGATTGCTGTTGCGAATGCCGCGGCATGGGTCGGCTCTTTTTTGACCGGAACCTTCTTACTGGCGCGGAGGATGCCTTATCCCGTCAGCGCCTCCGAACCTTCATACCAGAAAACGGAGTGGCTGAAAATGGTCCCTCCCCTGATCTTTATCGGCGGGGCGTATCATCTCCTCAGCCGGGGGGACCTCCTGGTCCTCGGCATCGTCGGGACGAGCCGGGAAGTGGGGGTCTACTCCATCGTCAGCCGAGGCGCAGAACTGATGCTTTTTATCTACGACGCCATTACCCTGGCAGGCGCTTCCCTCTTTTCGAGCATTTACGTCACGG encodes:
- a CDS encoding GumC family protein, coding for MENESQNVRSTSSSAPPEAEEFSLLDYWKVLVKRKRMLGIVVGAVFIGSIIFSLLLPKIYASTVTLLPPLQEGSQGMGAAASQLAGNLGGLAGSLFGTKSPADLWVAILKSQTVRDAIVSRFDLLKLFEVETAEDARNTLEQKVKILKSKEDIISITVEDEDPKKTVEIANAYVEELDRVNKSIVMSAGGRMRAFIEKRLNEQKLEFSKIEEKVRNFQEENGAVKLDDQSKAIIEAFGMVKGQLMAKEVELQTFLSYATPNNPQAEILKAQIEELKMRLSELEGKTGGSSSKSIFIPTAKIPDLALRYARLLRDAKVQETVYGLLNQQYEMARIQEAKDSPTVQILDTAKIPQKRVKPKRKNIVLFSTFGAMFFGICLCFIIEYIETEKSARKKGNGILNGGIPSFEINGEVQETSVTSPGN
- a CDS encoding adenylyltransferase/cytidyltransferase family protein encodes the protein MNRSQDKVLKLEGLAEMVRRLKEDKKTVALCHGCFDIMHIGHLRHFEAVKAMADVVVVTVTPDRFVNKGPNRPVFPDDQRAELIAGLRVVDWVAINSWSSAVETIRLIRPNLFVKGQEYEPQTQQVNPNFFAEAKAVEEVGGKVTFTYEFISSSTAAVKRLWNIPK
- a CDS encoding HAD family hydrolase, yielding MKPLHYDTIIFDLDGVVTDTAKVHAMAWKALFDDYLQTRTLQFNEAFRVFDIEEDYASYLDGKPRYDGVRSFLGSRGIALADGDPTNGPERETVCGLGNRKDRIFSKVLRDNGVKVFDSTVRLVRELEKMKIWRAVASSSKNCRSVLQIAGLENLFDTIVDGVLSADLKLRGKPDPDIFLKCVELLGTTPERTVVVEDAISGVQAGRNGGFGLVIGIDRAGLGEQLQKNGADVVVTDLIRVSHHTIDSWFDMKNKISRSIPHSSTLHTL
- a CDS encoding polysaccharide biosynthesis C-terminal domain-containing protein, which gives rise to MTVELILKLPHHAWSQVKQAFFRTEKTRILLWGSIGSLVVRAIGMGLRMLAGILLARILGATGYGIYAYAVTWLGFLTIPTIMGLDQVLLRFVAAYKETRGWSALKGVVKFSILLGLAAAGVTTLFSISFVSLFSDSNWDFQATMWITLALLPIVVLGQLRQSALRGLNHPMVAQIPENIVYPGLLLLFAFGASLTMKSPLTVIQIAVANAAAWVGSFLTGTFLLARRMPYPVSASEPSYQKTEWLKMVPPLIFIGGAYHLLSRGDLLVLGIVGTSREVGVYSIVSRGAELMLFIYDAITLAGASLFSSIYVTGDYKELQRFTTLATKTILWISLPIFFILIGIAPWFLGLFGAEFVEGYGVMRLLTTTYFIGSLSGFVITMLYMTGHQRDVAIVMGVMAIVNLALSFLLIPWLGITGAAIASGTTLILLKGTLVIVLYKRVGIISLPFSFKRACGTQQSG